From the genome of Nasonia vitripennis strain AsymCx chromosome 1, Nvit_psr_1.1, whole genome shotgun sequence, one region includes:
- the LOC103317741 gene encoding uncharacterized protein LOC103317741 isoform X1 — MGLWPVCFLIVLTLSFGLEKGSVCAVNILGDERNVGTVLFDRSSVSNHCWTNEEFVMLSSRKMFQDLLPKVETLNIQTDQYIADLLNYFQICLEYVREKSVGKTKHLMLNSLADTMGGYLHSYVLPITKVSFYAGTVKYCNIEKTFKLFAELKDFLHTNGAGWRDPIDIEMFINVTPIAVSIGDTSTACSRLIVDPTISQERSALRKRRLARLKYKRFAARGHNNNDSKGESNSNYSQKSFGIFLPFLDDEIKPNSIALPFKDHNLWSLYEEESVAILSTYYKTCVNCLSSKENHQKILEDFNRDFYKWLLQSVYPRLNDDKWYPAFGGVLKIIAFLKNRAENEEMNSISTSTSTTNKPIEVITTTTKSSKGTEDMDSSIGMTEIIVIAVSSAALLSLLVGLSLVCYRYLRKHSDECSPCESPRSDVALLYQNEDFCDLDTCPSMASRKSIGEKVKVWWRQRFKTCPGGCDRTLETERYLAAFEYKSKDSLGSNRSRRSYKRRKKKVKSVSVSVSPSSSPCGHHESKKFFYSTVISSSESDSSYR, encoded by the exons ATGGGCCTATGGCCCGTGTGCTTTTTAATAGTGCTTACTTTATCTTTTGGACTTGAAAAGGGCAG TGTGTGCGCTGTAAATATATTGGGAGATGAAAGAAACGTTGGAACTGTACTTTTCGACAGAAGCTCTGTAAGCAATCATTGCTGGACTAATGAAGAGTTCGTCATGCTCAGCAGTCGTAAAATGTTTCAAGATCTTCTTCCAAAG GTCGAAActttgaatattcaaaccgATCAGTACATAGCCGATCTATTAAATTACTTTCAAATTTGCCTCGAGTATGTTCGTGAAAAGTCGGTGGGGAAGACAAAACACCTAATGCTGAACTCCCTCGCGGACACTATGGGTGGTTATTTGCATTCGTACGTCTTGCCGATCACGAAAGTGTCGTTTTACGCGGGAACTGTCAAGTACTGCAACATCGAAAAGACTTTTAAACTTTTCGCCGAATTGAAAGATTTCTTGCACACAAACGGCGCGGGTTGGCGAGATCCCATAGACATAGAAATGTTTATCAACGTAACTCCTATCGCTGTGTCTATTGGAGATACTTCTACTGCCTGTAGTAGGCTGATCGTCGATCCCACAA TTTCGCAGGAAAGGAGTGCCCTACGAAAACGACGCCTTGCtcgtttaaaatataaaagattTGCCGCTCGTGGTCATAATAATAACGACAGCAAAG GTGAAAGCAATAGCAATTATAGTCAGAAATCCTTTGGTATATTTTTACCTTTTCTGGATGATGAAATAAAACCCAATAG CATAGCTTTACCATTTAAAGATCATAATCTGTGGTCATTATACGAAGAAGAATCAGTTGCCATACTGTCTACGTACTACAAGACTTGCGTAAACTGTTTATCTTCCAAAGAGAATCATCAAAAGATTCTCGAGGATTTTAACAGAGACTTTTATAAATGGTTACTCCAATCC GTATATCCCCGCTTAAACGATGATAAATGGTACCCGGCTTTCGGTGGAGTATTGAAAATCATAGCGTTTCTGAAGAATAGAG CGGAAAATGAAGAGATGAATAGCATTTCGACATCCACATCGACAACTAACAAACCCATTGAAGTAATAACGACGACAACGAAATCAAGCAAAG GCACGGAGGACATGGATAGTTCGATTGGAATGACAGAGATAATAGTTATTGCAGTGTCGAGTGCAGCACTTTTATCGTTACTTGTCGGATTGAGCCTAGTCTGTTATAGATATCTTCGAAAGCATTCTGACGAGTGTTCACCGTGCGAATCTCCCAGATCAGA CGTCGCATTGCTGTATCAAAACGAGGACTTTTGTGATTTGGATACGTGTCCATCGATGGCTTCACGAAAAAGCATTGGTGAGAAAGTAAAGGTTTGGTGGAGGCAAAGATTCAAAACTTGTCCTGGAGGATGTGATCGAACTCTAGAAACAGAACGTTATTTAGCTGCATTCGAGTACAAAAGTAAAGATTCACTCGGTAGCAATAGAAGTAGAAGATCTTACAA AAggcgaaaaaagaaagtaaagtCAGTTTCCGTATCGGTATCTCCGAGTAGTTCTCCTTGTGGTCATCATGAAAGCAAA AAATTCTTCTACAGTACGGTCATATCGAGTAGCGAATCAGATAGTTCATACAGGTGA
- the LOC100680453 gene encoding uncharacterized protein LOC100680453 codes for MADEEVIKILDDLGLEDLVETFKHNKITMGILPKMNETLINALIPAIGDRAVFLDFWNKNFNKNQSNEGSSEKASKKRKERNHDNASSSGPPAKKVSNEENNSIVINKPLSNSVFAVETMKPLDTLFEESDLGRQVVRKYELKNELENSDRSKVCNVIITDLVNRKIRLRNETAAVLAKMIVKKFPTEVESVYYRPPVSKIKNVTKSGGQNRSKPSGGKLMSMFRNRKHEETKLSKLLLKEKDDKDKITQTANESNDQASIQESVDWLSVNVVPWELVIEHWKKTCKIRCDEFKNSKDKNLTNFYKSWKLYEHVQGYELISIDFEYLKLTKMLLNIELWKKFFDILRKNSQVNQRDSTAVSLEQKLASKNISENAMVLMSLSLIAHLYPPKQMKKINKESFRPSIGLSKESIFKIASTPSDMLLVKEKARVYASERKMPLQPYIIIIGSVEDVQDTYVCIDERLYKVRGVLHALDTCFKAFHVFDLEYPTASTHLWLLIQKGIYQIHLPYDQEIASIQHGPSKLVDKMSTKKHAADDDSKDEEDEEKNEEDSDDDTESENDDSS; via the exons ATGGCGGACGAAGAGGTTATTAAAATATTGGACGATTTAGGGCTGGAAGATTTGGTGGAAACTTTCAAAC ataACAAGATAACTATGGGTATCTTACCAAAAATGAATGAAACTTTAATAAACGCCTTGATACCAGCCATAGGTGATCGAGCTGTATTTCTCGATTTTTggaataagaattttaataaaaatcagtCTAATGAAGGTAGCAGTGAAAAAGCAAGTAAAAAAAGG aAAGAACGAAATCATGATAATGCTAGTAGCTCAGGTCCTCCAGCTAAAAAGGTTTCCAACGAAGAAAATAATAGCATCGTTATAAACAAACCTTTAAGCAACAGCGTTTTTGCTGTAGAAACAATGAAACCTTTGGATACCTTGTTTGAAGAAAGTGATTTAGGTAGACAAGTAGTTCGAAAATATGAACTCAAGAATGAGCTAGAGAATAGCGACAGAAGTAAGGTTTGCAATGTCATTATCACTGACTTagtcaatagaaaaataag GTTGAGGAACGAAACTGCAGCAGTTCTTGCTAAGatgattgtaaaaaaatttcctACAGAAGTAGAGTCAGTATATTACAGACCCCCTGTTTCCAAAATTAAAAACGTAACAAAATCAGGTGGTCAAAATCGATCAAAACCATCAGGTGGAAAATTAATGAGTATGTTTAGAAACAGAAAACACGAAGAAACGAAATTATCCAAATTATTACTCAAAGAAAAGGATGATAAAGATAAGATAACGCAGACTGCTAATG aatcTAATGATCAAGCTTCAATTCAAGAAAGTGTGGATTGGTTATCCGTTAATGTTGTACCATGGGAACTCGTAATTGAGCATTGGAAAAAAACCTGCAAAATACGTTGCGACGAGTTTAAAAActcaaaagataaaaatttaaccaatttttataaatcctggAAATTATACGAGCATGTCCAAGGATATGAATTGATAAGTATTGATTTTGAGTACTTGAAGCTCacaaaaatgttattaaataTAGAACTTTGGAAAAAGTTCTTTgacattttgagaaaaaattcgCAAGTGAATCAAAGAGATTCAACCGCTGTCAGCTTGGAACAAAAACTTGCTTCTAAGAATATCTCTGAAA ATGCGATGGTGCTTATGAGTTTAAGTTTAATTGCGCACTTGTACCCACCTAAGCAAATGAAGAAGATCAACAAAGAATCCTTCAGGCCATCGATAGGACTTTCAAAAGAGAGCATTTTTAAGATAGCAAGT aCCCCTAGTGATATGCTACTGGTGAAAGAAAAAGCTAGAGTGTATGCATCTGAGCGTAAAATGCCTCTTCAAccgtatataataattataggaTCAGTTGAAGATGTCCAGGATACATATGTGTGTATTGACGAGAGGTTATATAAAGTTAGAGGAGTACTACATGCCTTAGATACATGCTTTAAAGCATTCCATGTTTTTGATTTGGAGTATCCAACAGCCAGTACTCATTTGTGGTTATTAATCCAAAAAGGCATCTATCAAATTCATTTACCTTATGATCAAGAGATAGCTTCCATTCAACATGGACCAAGCAAATTAGTTGATAAGATGAGCACAAAGAAGCATGCTGCTGATGATGATTCCAAAGACGAAGaggatgaagaaaaaaacgaagaagacAGTGACGACGATACAGAAAGTGAAAACGACGACTCATCTTAA
- the LOC103317741 gene encoding uncharacterized protein LOC103317741 isoform X2 produces the protein MKSSSCSAVVKCFKIFFQRTNFCLQVETLNIQTDQYIADLLNYFQICLEYVREKSVGKTKHLMLNSLADTMGGYLHSYVLPITKVSFYAGTVKYCNIEKTFKLFAELKDFLHTNGAGWRDPIDIEMFINVTPIAVSIGDTSTACSRLIVDPTISQERSALRKRRLARLKYKRFAARGHNNNDSKGESNSNYSQKSFGIFLPFLDDEIKPNSIALPFKDHNLWSLYEEESVAILSTYYKTCVNCLSSKENHQKILEDFNRDFYKWLLQSVYPRLNDDKWYPAFGGVLKIIAFLKNRAENEEMNSISTSTSTTNKPIEVITTTTKSSKGTEDMDSSIGMTEIIVIAVSSAALLSLLVGLSLVCYRYLRKHSDECSPCESPRSDVALLYQNEDFCDLDTCPSMASRKSIGEKVKVWWRQRFKTCPGGCDRTLETERYLAAFEYKSKDSLGSNRSRRSYKRRKKKVKSVSVSVSPSSSPCGHHESKKFFYSTVISSSESDSSYR, from the exons ATGAAGAGTTCGTCATGCTCAGCAGTCGTAAAATGTTTCAAGATCTTCTTCCAAAG AACGAACTTTTGTCTGCAGGTCGAAActttgaatattcaaaccgATCAGTACATAGCCGATCTATTAAATTACTTTCAAATTTGCCTCGAGTATGTTCGTGAAAAGTCGGTGGGGAAGACAAAACACCTAATGCTGAACTCCCTCGCGGACACTATGGGTGGTTATTTGCATTCGTACGTCTTGCCGATCACGAAAGTGTCGTTTTACGCGGGAACTGTCAAGTACTGCAACATCGAAAAGACTTTTAAACTTTTCGCCGAATTGAAAGATTTCTTGCACACAAACGGCGCGGGTTGGCGAGATCCCATAGACATAGAAATGTTTATCAACGTAACTCCTATCGCTGTGTCTATTGGAGATACTTCTACTGCCTGTAGTAGGCTGATCGTCGATCCCACAA TTTCGCAGGAAAGGAGTGCCCTACGAAAACGACGCCTTGCtcgtttaaaatataaaagattTGCCGCTCGTGGTCATAATAATAACGACAGCAAAG GTGAAAGCAATAGCAATTATAGTCAGAAATCCTTTGGTATATTTTTACCTTTTCTGGATGATGAAATAAAACCCAATAG CATAGCTTTACCATTTAAAGATCATAATCTGTGGTCATTATACGAAGAAGAATCAGTTGCCATACTGTCTACGTACTACAAGACTTGCGTAAACTGTTTATCTTCCAAAGAGAATCATCAAAAGATTCTCGAGGATTTTAACAGAGACTTTTATAAATGGTTACTCCAATCC GTATATCCCCGCTTAAACGATGATAAATGGTACCCGGCTTTCGGTGGAGTATTGAAAATCATAGCGTTTCTGAAGAATAGAG CGGAAAATGAAGAGATGAATAGCATTTCGACATCCACATCGACAACTAACAAACCCATTGAAGTAATAACGACGACAACGAAATCAAGCAAAG GCACGGAGGACATGGATAGTTCGATTGGAATGACAGAGATAATAGTTATTGCAGTGTCGAGTGCAGCACTTTTATCGTTACTTGTCGGATTGAGCCTAGTCTGTTATAGATATCTTCGAAAGCATTCTGACGAGTGTTCACCGTGCGAATCTCCCAGATCAGA CGTCGCATTGCTGTATCAAAACGAGGACTTTTGTGATTTGGATACGTGTCCATCGATGGCTTCACGAAAAAGCATTGGTGAGAAAGTAAAGGTTTGGTGGAGGCAAAGATTCAAAACTTGTCCTGGAGGATGTGATCGAACTCTAGAAACAGAACGTTATTTAGCTGCATTCGAGTACAAAAGTAAAGATTCACTCGGTAGCAATAGAAGTAGAAGATCTTACAA AAggcgaaaaaagaaagtaaagtCAGTTTCCGTATCGGTATCTCCGAGTAGTTCTCCTTGTGGTCATCATGAAAGCAAA AAATTCTTCTACAGTACGGTCATATCGAGTAGCGAATCAGATAGTTCATACAGGTGA